From Nymphaea colorata isolate Beijing-Zhang1983 chromosome 6, ASM883128v2, whole genome shotgun sequence, a single genomic window includes:
- the LOC116256041 gene encoding transcription factor MYBS3-like: MTRRCSHCSHNGHNSRTCPSRGVKLFGVRLTDGPPSSSMKKSASMGNLSHYAGGSTAATGNNPGSPPHEAAEDGRSAAAATGYASDDALHASCSSSCRERKKGIPWTEEEHRLFLLGLQKLGKGDWRGIARNFVTSRTPTQVASHAQKYFIRQTNSTRRKRRSSLFDIIADMSVDQPPVADEPRLVSSASAPSLNAETDSSPLPPFGLPVDQENESVETSPTEPLEADSAAAAACPPIPAAVPAFFPLYCPVPLPYWPPLYTILPGKDSETHPVLKPTAVLSKDPINVDELVGISKLSLGENSAEAARPLDLTGKLLGGPARQSAFHANPSAGRSGLKGSAIHAL, encoded by the exons ATGACTCGGAGGTGCTCCCACTGCAGCCACAACGGGCACAACTCCCGGACGTGCCCGTCGAGGGGGGTGAAGCTCTTCGGGGTGAGACTCACCGACGGGCCGCCGTCGTCGTCCATGAAGAAGAGCGCCAGCATGGGCAACCTCTCGCACTACGCCGGAGGATCGACGGCCGCCACCGGAAACAACCCTGGCTCGCCGCCGCATGAAGCGGCGGAGGATGGACGGTCCGCCGCCGCGGCGACTGGCTACGCCTCGGACGACGCCCTGCACGCCTCGTGCTCGTCGAGTTGCCGCGAGAGGAAAAAAG GTATCCCTTGGACTGAGGAAGAACATAGATTGTTCTTGTTAGGTCTTCAGAAATTGGGCAAGGGAGACTGGAGAGGAATTGCCCGCAACTTTGTGACATCAAGGACACCCACGCAGGTAGCAAGTCATGCACAGAAGTACTTCATTCGGCAAACCAACTCAACAAGGAGAAAGCGACGATCCAGCTTGTTTGACATAATAGCTGATATG TCAGTTGACCAACCACCAGTAGCAGATGAGCCACGCCTTGTTTCTTCTGCCAGTGCTCCATCACTGAACGCAGAGACCGATAGCAGTCCACTTCCACCGTTTGGGCTTCCTGTTGACCAAGAAAATGAATCTGTTGAAACATCTCCAACTGAACCTCTTGAGGCTGACtcagctgctgctgctgcttgcCCTCCAATCCCAGCGGCGGTGCCAGCATTTTTCCCACTGTATTGTCCAGTACCCCTCCCTTACTGGCCCCCACTTTATACCATTCTACCAGGGAAGGATTCAGAGACGCATCCTGTCTTGAAGCCAACAGCAGTTCTCTCCAAAGATCCCATCAATGTCGATGAGCTTGTTGGCATTTCCAAACTCAGCTTAGGGGAAAATTCAGCAGAAGCTGCAAGACCGTTGGACTTGACAGGAAAGCTACTTGGAGGCCCAGCAAGGCAGTCAGCATTCCATGCAAACCCATCTGCTGGAAGGTCAGGCTTGAAAGGAAGTGCAATACATGCACTCTGA